From Paenibacillus graminis:
GGATGATGAACTGGCAATCCGGGAGGGACTTGCCACCCTGCTGGACTGGGAGAGCCTTGGCTATACGGTCGTTGATACTGCGGCGAACGCCATAGAAGCGAAGCATAAATACGAGCTGCATTCCCCCGATCTGATGATTATCGATATCCGCATGCCCGGCAGAGACGGGCTGGAGCTGATCCGGGAGCTGCGGGAGGACGATCCGGAGCTGCATATTATCATCCTCAGCGGCTATGCGGATTTCAGCTATGCCAAACGTGCGATGTCTTTGGGGATCGACAATTACCTGCTGAAGCCGGTGGACGAAGATGAACTGCACCTGTATCTGACCAATCTGTCTACAGAGCTTGCAGCGCGGGCGGCCCACCGGAAGAAACATGCCGCCGTCAAAATATGGAGCCGGGAAATGCTGGTCCAGTCCCTGCTGCTGGATAGCAGCCCGCAGGCTCCTTCGGCAATAGCGGCAGCGGCGCTGGAGTCCGGACTGCTCTGGGATTCCTATCAGGTGGTTCTGATCCGGCTGCTGCTCCGGGACAATGCAGACCATGGAACGTCAACGGCTGTCAAGACGAGGCTTGCGGCCAGCTTTGAACAACAGGAATGGGGGGTTGTCTTCTCTCTGGACTCTTATCTGGGCGTCTTGCTGCAGCCTTCGTTTCAGAAGGAGCTGGTGCGCCAACTGATGGTCCAGAATATCCATGAAGCCGTAACCGCCCAAGGGCTGGACTGTATCATCACCGCAGGAGATATGGTGGACTCTTTGGAGGAGGTTCCTGCTTCCAAAGAGTCCGCGCTGGCGCGGATGAAGGAGCATTTCTTCTACGACGAGCCGGGGATAATCGGACCGGATTCCCTCAAGCTGAAGACCGGCCTGCCGGTCAAGCCGGAGGAGGTGGAATCCGGCCTCACGTCTGTGACGGAACGGCTGTATTTTGCCATGGATATCGGCAGCATCAACGTTCTGCCTCCGCTGATTCAGGAGGCTGGAGAGCTGATGATTGCCGCCGGTTATTCCGAAATGGCCGTGAAATCCCGTTATGTCCGCCTGGCCACCTATTTGATCAACAAGCTGCCTCTCCACTACAGGGAGCTGGAGCTGCTGCACAGCAGAATGGATGAACAGATTGAGCAAATTTACAAGCATACCTCACTGCCGAAACTGCAAACCCATATCAACGGTCTCCTGGAGCAATATGCCGGCGGAATTGAACGCGACGATATGGAGGTGTTAATGAAGCGGATGCTGGACCTCATTCACCGCCATTACTCCGAGAATCTGAAGCTGGAGACGCTGGCGGATGTGTTCACTTACAGCAGCGCCTATCTGGGCAAGCTGTTCAAGAACAGCACGGGCTTCTCCTTCAACAGCTATCTGGACAATGTCCGCATCGGTAAAGCCAAGGAACTGCTGGACCAGGGCTGTAAAATCCATCAGGCCGCAAGCGAAGCCGGCTTCAGCGATGTGGATTATTTCCGGGAAAAGTTCAAGAAGATTGAAGGCATCTCCCCTTCCGAATACCGCAGAAAAAACTCTGTATAAACGGAATTCTTTTTCAGAAAGCGCTTACGAAAAAAGCGGATTTCTCCCTGTTTTTTAGCTCAAAACTTCGGGTGTTTCCGTCATTCCCGGTGGATTATGATAAGGCCATATCGAAGGAGGGACATAAATGAAAGCGATTACCGTCAAAGTGAAGCCGGAGCCGAAGAAGCCTGCCTCACGCTTTTGGCCAACGTTCCTGCAGCAGAAATATCTCTACATGATGGCTCTCCCGTTTGTGCTCTGGGCCTTTGTTTTCAACTATCTGCCTTTATGGGGATGGACCATGGCCTTTCAGAAATACAAGCCGGGCAAATCTTTTTTCGAGCAGAAGTGGGTAGGTCTGCAGTACTTCAGGGAGCTGTTCCATGATGAGCAATTCTTCAATGCGCTGCGCAACACACTCGCGATGAGCCTCATGGGCCTGCTGGCCGGATTCATTATTCCCATTGTATTCGCTGTTCTTCTGAATGAATTGCGGCTGATGTTTCTGAAACGTTTTGTCCAGACCGTCTCTTATCTGCCCCACTTCGTGTCCTGGGTCGTTGCGGCCGGGATTATAACCAAGATGCTCTCTACCGACAACGGTGCGGTGAACGATCTGCTGATGAGCCTGCACCTGATCAGCGAACCTATACAATTCATGGCCAAAGGCAATCTGTTCTGGGGCATAGTCACGGCTTCGGATGTCTGGAAGGAAACGGGCTGGAACACGATCATCTATCTGGCTGCGATTTCCGGCATCGGTCCGGAGCTCTATGAAGCCGCAAGAGTGGATGGGGCCAGCCGGCTCCAGCAGGTGCGCAATATTACACTGCCGGGTATCCGGACTACGGTTATTATCCTCCTGATTATGTCGATCGGGCATTTAATCAGCATCGGATTCGAGAAGCAATTCCTGCTCGGCAACAACCTGGTGCGCGATTATTCGCAGACGCTGGATCTGTACGCGCTGAATTACGGGCTGGGGCTGGGGCGTTTCTCCTTCGGGACAGCCATTAACATTTTCAACTCGGTAGTAAGTGTGATTCTGCTGTTCGTCGCCAACGGCATTTTCAAAAAAATAACGAAGGAAAGCATCATATAGGAGGCCCTTTATGCTGAGTAAAAAACTGGCCGCCGCATCCTGGTCGGACCGTATCTTCGATTTGGTAGTCTATGCCGCGATTACAGTGGTGACCATTGCCACGTTATATCCTTTTCTGAATGTGCTGGCGATCTCCTTCAACGACTCCACGGACAGTATCAAAGGCGGAATTACAGTCTATCCGCGCGTGTTCACCGTCAAGAACTATGAAACGATCTTTGCTTATTCCGGGCTGATGACCGGACTGAAGATCTCTGTCCTGCGCACAATCATCGGTACCATCCTCGGGCTGGTCAGCGCCTCCATGCTCGCATTTACTTTAAGCCGGGTGGACTTTCAGGCCCGCAGGTTCGTCTCCACGTTCCTGGCGCTGACGATGTATGTCTCGGGCGGGCTGATTCCGGTCTACATTCTGATCAAAAACCTGGATATGATGGGGACCTTCGGTGTCTATGTCCTCCCCGGCCTCGTCAGCGCCTTCAATGTATTCGTCATCCGTTCCTTCATTGATGGCTTGCCCTACGCCCTTCAGGAATCCGCCAAGCTCGACGGCGCCAATGACTTCACGATTTACTGGCGGGTCATTCTCCCGCTCACCAAACCGGCGCTGGCGACGATTGCGCTGTTCCTGGCCGTCGGCCAGTGGAATGCCTGGTTCGACACCTATCTGTACAACGGTTCCAAGGAGGGTCTGACCACCCTGCAGTTTGAGCTGATGAAGGTCATTCAGAGCACGACAACCAATGCGGATAATTTCCGCGGCCGCAATATGACGGAGGTGATGGCGCAGATCTCCCCGGAATCGGTCAAAATGGCAATCACCATCGTGGTTACGGTGCCTATTCTGGTTGTCTACCCGTTTCTGCAGCGCTACTTCGTCAAGGGGATGACGCTGGGTTCAGTAAAAAGCTAGGCTGCTTCCGGTATCACCAGGCTTTGCCTGTGTACAATACATTTTCGACCAGAAAAAGGGAGGGTTTCTATTCATGACAAGCAAGACAGCGAAACCGTACGTGCTGCTGATGGCTTTGACCTTGCTCCTCAGTGTGCTGGCAGGCTGCAGCGGTTCAAACAATACCAAGAATGCAGCAGACAATGCCAGTGCGACAAAGGCTGCGAACGGAGGCAATGCCAGTGCAGCCGCAGAGGCTACAGCCAAAACCGAAGATTTGAGTCCGCTGACACTCTCCTTCTTCGCGGAAGACCCGAATCCGAACTGGAATAATATGCAGGACGATGTCAGCAAGGTCATCACGGAAAAAACAGGCGTCACGCTGGATGCGGAATTTGCCGTGGGCGACCCGCAGCAGAAAATTGCCCTGATCGCAGCCGGCGGCGAATATCCTGACATCATCTCCGCCAAAGCGGATATCGGCAAGCTGGTCGATGCCGGAGCCGTGATTGATCTGACGGAATTAATCGATAAATATGCCCCCAACATCAAGCGAGTGCTCGGCGATAACCTTGCCCGGGCGAAATATACTAATGAAGACCAGTCCATCTATGCCATTCCGACCTGGGCGGCAATAGATGAGAAGAAATTCGTGGCCGGCGGCGGGTTCGAGCTGCAGCACCGTGTGGTGAAGGAAGCCGGATATCCGGAAATCCGCACGGTTGCCGATTATGAGAATGTGATCAAAGCCTACCTGGAGAAACATCCCACCGATGAGAACGGCAACAAAAATATCGGGCTCTCCCTGAACGCGGATGACTGGCATATGTACATTTCCGTCACCAACCCGGCCGTGGCGACCACTGGTGGCTCGGATGACGGGGAATATTACATTGATCAGGAGACACATGAGGCCATTTACCACTTCCGCCGTCCGGAGGAGAAGGAATATTTCCGCTGGCTGAACCACATGAATGACATCGGCCTGCTCGACAAGGAGAGCTTTGTGCAGAAGTACGACCAATACAAAGCCAAAGTCGCCACCGGACGGGTGCTCGGCCTGATTGACCAGGATTGGGACTACAATGATGCCCAGCAGGCACTTAAGACGGCAGGGAAATATGAACAGACCTACGGCCACTACCCGGTCACACTAACGAAAGATTATAAGGAAACCAGCTTCTGGCCTACCGGGTTCATGGGCGGCTACGGCATCTCGATCTCCAGCACCAACCCGGACCCGGTCCGCACCATCAAGTTCCTGGACTACCTCGCTTCCGACGAAGGCCAGATCCTGAACAACTGGGGGATTGAAGGCAAGCATTATGTGGTGGAGAACGGCAAACGGATCGTTCCTCAGGAAGTTCAGGACCGCATCAACAATGACAATACTGCATTCACTAAGGAATCCGGAATCGGTTTTTACTGGAACATAATGGTTCACTACGGCGATGGCGCCAAGGATTCGACCGGCAACTATTATACGAAGAACTTCCCGGAACAGCTGGTGCTCGGCTACAGCGACGCCGAGAAGGAAACCCTGGCCGCCTACAAAGCCACCACCTGGAAGGATCTGTTCCCGAAAGAAGAGGAATTCAAGGAAAAAGCCTATGGAGCGGCCTGGAACATTGCCATTCCCGGCGAAGATGAAGTCTCCATTCTGGGCAACAAAATGAGGGATATCACGTGGAAACGGATTCCCCAGGCCATCCTGGCGAAACCGGCGGATTTCGATAAAATCTGGGATGCCTACATGGCTGACCTAGACAAAGCCGGCGTGGAAAAAATGGAAAAAGGCTACACCAAATATGTGCAGGACCGTGTGGCTTTGTGGAGCAGTAAATAAAGGATAAGCTTCGCTTCCCCCGAAACATATTAAGTAGAAACGGCTACGCCGTCCTTATTAGGACGGTACCTGTTTCAGCGAGAAATAGAAGGATAATTTATAGCGTGAAACATATAAATTATATTTAAACAAAAACGGCTGTACCGTCCACCATGGGGCTGCGCAGCCGTCTTGGTTCTAGCGTTACCTGGAGATCGACTCCCTATGAATCTACGGCAACTTTTTAAGTGGAAAAAGGTTAACTAATTTGCCGGAGTACCCTATCCTCGCCAGATCTAAGTGGAGAAAGGGACACTAATTCAGCTTATTTCGCCATTGTTTAGGAAAGGTGGCCCAATTAGGTTTACTTTTTCCATTTAACTCTCAGGATTTCTTGATTTCCGGAAAAATAAGTTCCCTTTTTCCAACTAGCATCTGCGAAGAAACCGGTTTGTAATTGTTAGTTGGAATTAGGATATTTAGATCGATTCTCCCTCAGAACTCGGCCTTCGCCGCTCCAACAACGGTATTTCTGCCGTTGTTTCCGGGCAATCTGGCCTTCGCTACTCCAACAACGGCATTTCTGCCGTTGTTTCCGGGCAAGCTGGCCTTCGCTACTCCAACAACGGCATTTCTGCCGTTGTTTCCGGGCAAACTGGCCTTCGTCGCTCCAACAACGGTATTTCTGCCGTTGTTTCCGGGCAAGCTGGCCTTCGCTACTCTAACAACGGCATTTCTGCCGTTGTTTCCGGGCAAGCTGGCCTTCGCCGCTCCAACAACGGTATTTCTGCCGTTGCTCGTTACAAATTCGTCCAAAATATTTATTCTACAACTTTAAGCATAATTTTATCCACTTGCGGAAGCTTCCCGAAATAGAAGGATAATTTATAGCGTGAAGCAGATAAATGTTTGTAATTAAATAAAACAAGGGGTGTCCCAAGCCATTTTGCGGCTTTTGGAGCACCCCTGTTTTACGTTGTGCACTACATGCCTACTGCTGAGGAGATTGCAGCAAAAATCGCCGCCACCAACCAGAGAATCGGAAACAGCTTGAGGATCACCTTCAGCCATTGTCCAAAATTGATCCGGCCGATAGCCAGACCTGCCAGCAGCACCCCGCCTGTCGGAGAGATCAGATTCGTTAATCCATTACCGAATTGGTATGCGGTTACTACCGCTTCGCGGTTAACACCTACCAGATCGCCTAAAGGTGCAAGCACGGGCATCGTTAAGGCCGCTTCCCCGGATGAAGAAGGGACCAGGAACGTTATAATATTGTGAACGATTAGCATGATGGTGGTGAACAAGTAATTCGGCAAGCCTTGCAGCATGGTTGCCAGCCCGTTAAGAATGGTATCGATAATCATCCCGTTCTCGGCAACAACGAGAATTCCCCGGGCCAAGCCGATGATCACCGCAGCATAGATAAATTCTCCGCAGCCTTTGACAAAATTCTCGGCGATTTCCTTCTGGCTCATCCGGGTAACAATGCCCGAAAAAATACCAAGTACAAAGAAAAGCGCTCCAATCTCGGTCATATACCAGCCTTTGCTCAATATCCCCCAGACAATAAGCCCCAAGGTAACGATAAATCCGCCAATAATCAATTTATCCCGGTTCGAGAATTTTACTTCTATCCCGTCCGTCTCCTTGATGAAGTGCTGACGGTTGATAATATCGTTCTGGAAAACTGCCGATTTCTCCGGGTTCTTCTTCACCCGGTGTGCATACCACATCGTAAAGCCAACGGATATCCCAGTAAAAACAATCCATTCAATAAATCTCAGCCATAACTGCGGATTTCCCTGCACCCCCGCTACGCCTTGGGCGATCAATACAGAGAACGGATTGACGGTTGATCCGACATAACCGATCTGTGTTCCGAGGAAAAGGATGAGAATTGCCGTCATGGAGTCAAAACCTAAGGCAAACATCAACGGGATAAAAATAGCATACAATGGTATGATTTCTTCACTCATCCCAAAGGTGGAACCCCCAAGGCTGAAAATAACCATGGCAATCGGGATTAGCAATATTCCTTTTGTTTTGAGCCTGCCGGCTAAAGCCATCAATGCCCGGTCGATCGCTCCGGTCTGCAAAATGATTCCAAAAGCTCCCCCTACAACCAGAACGAAGGCCACAACATCGGCAGCATTGATAATGCCCTCCATCGGCGCACTGGCAATTTGGGCAAAACCCTGTCTCAAGTCCCCTTGTTCACTGGTTTTGGGTACGGTGTGGTAGGTTCCCGGGATAATGGCTGTCCGGGAAGAACCATCCACCACAACCTCCTGGCGGTCAAATTGCCCGCTGGGGACAATCCAGGTCAGACCGGCAATAGCGACAATAATCAGGAAAATCAATGTATAGCTATGAGGAAGGGACCATTTCCATTTGCGTTTAACCGTTTCCATTTCTACCCCTCGTTCCTGGCAGCATCATAGGTGATTTGACCGGCGGTAATCGTCAAGATCACATGTGCGTCTCTAATCTCGGTTGCTGTTGTATCTAAAAGATTACGGTCAAATACGGCAATATCAGCAGCTTTTCCAGCTTCCAAAGTTCCTGTACGTTCTTCCATACCGCAATGTCTGGCACCGTTGATGGTCCAAGCCTTTAAGACTTCTGCAGCAGGCATCCCCTGCTCCAAATGCCATCCTCCTGAAGGCGATCCGTCAGGAAACAACCGGAAAGAAGCCGCATACAGCGAATCAGGAACACTGGTTAGGAAAAGCGGCAAATCCGTACCAATCGTAACCGGAACATTGGCTTCCAGCATGGACTTGTAATTATAAAAGCGGCTTTCATTTTCTTTTCCGGCCACCGCCGCCATGTAAGCCTCCTCATAGGAAGGATTCAAGAGCAGGATCTGAGCATATATCTCGGCAAATATCCCATTATCGCCCATCCTCCGGATATCATCGGGATGAGGATATTCCAGATCACTGATCGAATGCCTGATCCGCTGATCTCCCCGGCTGCGGTTGCAGCCTTCGATCATATCCACAGCCTTGCGGATCGCCGCATCCCCTTCAGCCGTAAGACAGCATTTGATCCCATGGCTGTCCGCTGCCTGCACGGCCCTTTCAATCGCTTCGTAATCAACAGGCCGCAGGGTGGTAACGCCGGGCATATCCGCGTAAGGCTCCAGCATATCTCCCGTATGATCAGCTACTACACCGTCCATCATCAGCTTATAGCCCTGAAAACGGAGAAACTCTCCTTGATAACGCTCTTTATACTGCAGTCCTGCGGGAATATCCAGCGGCTGCAATACAGGTTCAAGTGCGAAATGAACCCGCAGCGGCAGCTCTCCTGCAGCTTCCAGCTCTTCAAGGACCGGAAGCAGGCCG
This genomic window contains:
- a CDS encoding response regulator, which translates into the protein MYSVLIVDDELAIREGLATLLDWESLGYTVVDTAANAIEAKHKYELHSPDLMIIDIRMPGRDGLELIRELREDDPELHIIILSGYADFSYAKRAMSLGIDNYLLKPVDEDELHLYLTNLSTELAARAAHRKKHAAVKIWSREMLVQSLLLDSSPQAPSAIAAAALESGLLWDSYQVVLIRLLLRDNADHGTSTAVKTRLAASFEQQEWGVVFSLDSYLGVLLQPSFQKELVRQLMVQNIHEAVTAQGLDCIITAGDMVDSLEEVPASKESALARMKEHFFYDEPGIIGPDSLKLKTGLPVKPEEVESGLTSVTERLYFAMDIGSINVLPPLIQEAGELMIAAGYSEMAVKSRYVRLATYLINKLPLHYRELELLHSRMDEQIEQIYKHTSLPKLQTHINGLLEQYAGGIERDDMEVLMKRMLDLIHRHYSENLKLETLADVFTYSSAYLGKLFKNSTGFSFNSYLDNVRIGKAKELLDQGCKIHQAASEAGFSDVDYFREKFKKIEGISPSEYRRKNSV
- a CDS encoding ABC transporter permease; this encodes MKAITVKVKPEPKKPASRFWPTFLQQKYLYMMALPFVLWAFVFNYLPLWGWTMAFQKYKPGKSFFEQKWVGLQYFRELFHDEQFFNALRNTLAMSLMGLLAGFIIPIVFAVLLNELRLMFLKRFVQTVSYLPHFVSWVVAAGIITKMLSTDNGAVNDLLMSLHLISEPIQFMAKGNLFWGIVTASDVWKETGWNTIIYLAAISGIGPELYEAARVDGASRLQQVRNITLPGIRTTVIILLIMSIGHLISIGFEKQFLLGNNLVRDYSQTLDLYALNYGLGLGRFSFGTAINIFNSVVSVILLFVANGIFKKITKESII
- a CDS encoding carbohydrate ABC transporter permease, translating into MLSKKLAAASWSDRIFDLVVYAAITVVTIATLYPFLNVLAISFNDSTDSIKGGITVYPRVFTVKNYETIFAYSGLMTGLKISVLRTIIGTILGLVSASMLAFTLSRVDFQARRFVSTFLALTMYVSGGLIPVYILIKNLDMMGTFGVYVLPGLVSAFNVFVIRSFIDGLPYALQESAKLDGANDFTIYWRVILPLTKPALATIALFLAVGQWNAWFDTYLYNGSKEGLTTLQFELMKVIQSTTTNADNFRGRNMTEVMAQISPESVKMAITIVVTVPILVVYPFLQRYFVKGMTLGSVKS
- a CDS encoding ABC transporter substrate-binding protein; translated protein: MTSKTAKPYVLLMALTLLLSVLAGCSGSNNTKNAADNASATKAANGGNASAAAEATAKTEDLSPLTLSFFAEDPNPNWNNMQDDVSKVITEKTGVTLDAEFAVGDPQQKIALIAAGGEYPDIISAKADIGKLVDAGAVIDLTELIDKYAPNIKRVLGDNLARAKYTNEDQSIYAIPTWAAIDEKKFVAGGGFELQHRVVKEAGYPEIRTVADYENVIKAYLEKHPTDENGNKNIGLSLNADDWHMYISVTNPAVATTGGSDDGEYYIDQETHEAIYHFRRPEEKEYFRWLNHMNDIGLLDKESFVQKYDQYKAKVATGRVLGLIDQDWDYNDAQQALKTAGKYEQTYGHYPVTLTKDYKETSFWPTGFMGGYGISISSTNPDPVRTIKFLDYLASDEGQILNNWGIEGKHYVVENGKRIVPQEVQDRINNDNTAFTKESGIGFYWNIMVHYGDGAKDSTGNYYTKNFPEQLVLGYSDAEKETLAAYKATTWKDLFPKEEEFKEKAYGAAWNIAIPGEDEVSILGNKMRDITWKRIPQAILAKPADFDKIWDAYMADLDKAGVEKMEKGYTKYVQDRVALWSSK
- a CDS encoding YfcC family protein, yielding METVKRKWKWSLPHSYTLIFLIIVAIAGLTWIVPSGQFDRQEVVVDGSSRTAIIPGTYHTVPKTSEQGDLRQGFAQIASAPMEGIINAADVVAFVLVVGGAFGIILQTGAIDRALMALAGRLKTKGILLIPIAMVIFSLGGSTFGMSEEIIPLYAIFIPLMFALGFDSMTAILILFLGTQIGYVGSTVNPFSVLIAQGVAGVQGNPQLWLRFIEWIVFTGISVGFTMWYAHRVKKNPEKSAVFQNDIINRQHFIKETDGIEVKFSNRDKLIIGGFIVTLGLIVWGILSKGWYMTEIGALFFVLGIFSGIVTRMSQKEIAENFVKGCGEFIYAAVIIGLARGILVVAENGMIIDTILNGLATMLQGLPNYLFTTIMLIVHNIITFLVPSSSGEAALTMPVLAPLGDLVGVNREAVVTAYQFGNGLTNLISPTGGVLLAGLAIGRINFGQWLKVILKLFPILWLVAAIFAAISSAVGM
- a CDS encoding amidohydrolase, with the translated sequence MEAAAHGFADRVLLSNAVFTGIEDSVSSAFVALQGEHIVAVGSPAEAEDWIGPATVVHHLKDAFIMPGVHDNHVFFTGYMSMHRGVDLTNAATIDEALQLLRQEAAKSPSEQNVYAYGWSEEDWGQLPGQSLLDEVFPGRPVIAINRTKSYCWMNQFAQDKYQFAPDQCSAESRARLLMDMMQDRELVRQEFLDFARMLAKRGVTSIKDIGFDRHSGLLPVLEELEAAGELPLRVHFALEPVLQPLDIPAGLQYKERYQGEFLRFQGYKLMMDGVVADHTGDMLEPYADMPGVTTLRPVDYEAIERAVQAADSHGIKCCLTAEGDAAIRKAVDMIEGCNRSRGDQRIRHSISDLEYPHPDDIRRMGDNGIFAEIYAQILLLNPSYEEAYMAAVAGKENESRFYNYKSMLEANVPVTIGTDLPLFLTSVPDSLYAASFRLFPDGSPSGGWHLEQGMPAAEVLKAWTINGARHCGMEERTGTLEAGKAADIAVFDRNLLDTTATEIRDAHVILTITAGQITYDAARNEG